Proteins from a single region of Bdellovibrio bacteriovorus:
- a CDS encoding adenylate/guanylate cyclase domain-containing protein, protein MRIPISTKLITVTILILVAATGTITWISSDYFEKKSSEQVDIANLESAAAKAKEVDNIVASLVDKTRVTASILMKDTTQQTSNNDLDFNFAKDKNFVSIEVLKLDGSSVESISRKVKDDILKSYELNPNYITHLRAWQKFPVRSVAQGNLEIRNGSYPKAPALITIGIPLVRDDQGKITHIAIADVMLSPLEKPFTDPSERTQYLVDRDGELLAHKDEHKAIARLNMKKYPIVQKALEQKSPQFQTKFVDPDTDKNIFGASVKTSFGGTVISQTSEETILEVSNEVKRRAIFVAGSAISMAIFFIFLFSMTLTSPIEKLADMIHLVSKGNFDVKARSQVRSHDEVGDLAEAFDHMTEGLKERDKVKNLFSKFHGSSVAEDLISKDIGVGGQSKEVVVFFSDIRGFTAFSEKRSPEEVVEMLNEYFGVMVKIINSHGGVVDKFIGDAIMAVWGAPQGTQKDAHNAVRACLEMRRSLEKLNEKRINRGQPPINIGMGLHAGPAISGTIGSDERMEYTVIGNTVNTASRIEASTKAFGADLLISDTVIEKIGEAFKIELAGAAEVKGRSEALKMFKVRGYVAEDGHMVEVKTAYSDYEAESADKVKIAKDVA, encoded by the coding sequence ATGAGAATACCTATTTCAACAAAACTCATCACCGTTACGATCCTGATCTTGGTAGCCGCCACGGGCACGATCACTTGGATCTCTTCTGATTATTTTGAAAAGAAATCTTCAGAGCAAGTAGATATCGCGAACTTGGAATCCGCGGCCGCGAAAGCCAAGGAAGTCGACAACATCGTGGCCTCTTTGGTGGATAAAACACGCGTTACGGCTTCGATTTTAATGAAGGACACGACTCAACAAACTTCGAACAACGATCTCGATTTTAACTTTGCCAAAGATAAAAACTTTGTTTCCATCGAAGTTCTAAAACTTGATGGCAGCAGCGTTGAAAGTATTTCGCGAAAAGTGAAAGACGATATTCTAAAATCTTATGAACTGAATCCTAATTATATTACTCATCTGCGAGCTTGGCAGAAATTTCCCGTACGCTCTGTGGCGCAAGGAAATTTAGAAATTCGCAATGGCTCTTATCCGAAGGCGCCCGCGTTGATTACCATCGGTATTCCGTTAGTCAGGGATGATCAGGGAAAAATCACGCATATCGCGATTGCGGATGTCATGCTGTCCCCGTTAGAAAAACCTTTCACGGACCCTTCGGAAAGAACGCAGTACCTTGTCGACCGTGACGGTGAACTTTTAGCTCATAAAGATGAACATAAAGCCATCGCCCGTCTTAACATGAAAAAATATCCGATCGTGCAAAAAGCTTTAGAACAAAAATCTCCCCAGTTCCAAACGAAGTTTGTGGATCCCGACACTGATAAAAATATTTTCGGCGCCTCGGTCAAAACGTCTTTCGGCGGCACGGTTATTTCGCAAACTTCTGAAGAAACGATCTTAGAAGTTTCTAACGAAGTAAAACGCCGCGCGATCTTTGTAGCGGGTTCGGCGATTTCGATGGCCATTTTCTTTATCTTCTTATTCTCAATGACTCTCACCTCCCCGATTGAAAAATTGGCGGACATGATTCATTTGGTTTCCAAGGGTAATTTCGATGTGAAAGCCCGGTCGCAAGTGCGGTCTCACGACGAAGTGGGCGATTTAGCGGAAGCCTTCGATCATATGACCGAGGGTTTAAAAGAACGCGATAAGGTGAAAAACCTTTTTTCAAAATTCCATGGATCTTCGGTTGCCGAAGACTTAATCAGCAAAGACATTGGTGTCGGCGGTCAGTCTAAAGAAGTCGTCGTTTTCTTTTCAGACATTCGTGGTTTCACCGCTTTTTCAGAAAAACGCTCTCCGGAAGAAGTCGTTGAAATGCTCAATGAATATTTTGGCGTGATGGTAAAAATTATTAACTCTCACGGCGGCGTCGTAGATAAATTTATCGGGGATGCCATCATGGCCGTTTGGGGGGCTCCGCAAGGAACACAGAAGGATGCTCACAATGCAGTTCGCGCTTGTTTGGAAATGCGTCGTTCATTAGAAAAACTGAATGAAAAACGCATCAACCGTGGGCAACCTCCGATTAATATCGGAATGGGCTTGCATGCAGGCCCGGCGATTTCCGGAACGATCGGATCTGATGAACGTATGGAATACACCGTCATCGGAAATACCGTCAATACGGCTTCACGAATCGAGGCTTCGACGAAAGCTTTCGGTGCTGATCTTTTAATTTCAGATACGGTCATCGAAAAAATCGGCGAAGCCTTTAAAATTGAACTTGCAGGGGCTGCCGAAGTTAAAGGCCGCTCTGAAGCTTTAAAGATGTTTAAAGTGCGCGGATACGTCGCGGAGGACGGCCATATGGTCGAAGTAAAAACGGCTTACTCGGACTATGAGGCCGAATCCGCGGATAAAGTAAAAATCGCCAAAGACGTCGCTTAG
- a CDS encoding FecR domain-containing protein yields the protein MKKQWKRLLIAALTSSSVFAATWYWYQSSDQKFSRNGNEKPLAYVGNVVDDIQRRPASRLLWQLVNTGEPLYDGEAIRTSEKGEVRIQFTDSDRYLDLEPESLIVIKKSAGEISLDLMEGSLFVNAQEGAGTENGPGLVLNSENGKVDLSQASASLSKGSGGKLNIDVLEGRASMQGTDGQTQDLKSRDDVRIISPLPQKPIAMNAESLQPVIFQWEGFPAQTKVSLWAGPSRKKLQEFKVSEGGPSYLKAPLTFGRHYWKLVGTTPEGRIIETRVYRTDVMARYAPTVVFPTADAHITVAQTPAAVEFRWQKGDDTKQTTLEIWADANLQKKVSAKSFANEDSFTASNLAAGTYYWRMSSTYTDSATPLLGKIQKFTVSTEPEVKTPVALVPVNVDLHTPTTQYYVGQPQFGMDWKVDKSDQVALWRVKLLEEHAAPETAQSFDATTTQFTTTLAKPGRYIASVEALNKTGEVLGTKTSEPINVLPRPLLEAPTFIPREGELRAEMNGKTQLQWTALEGAQEYWLTIKKDGKELKKSRYRGPATSLKNLLPGEYEVEVSATDTYGRPGQTSAPRKLTVPDNSGLKAPTLKKIQVN from the coding sequence ATGAAAAAACAGTGGAAACGCTTGCTTATCGCCGCTTTGACATCGTCATCTGTTTTTGCTGCAACCTGGTATTGGTATCAATCCTCTGATCAAAAATTTTCACGAAATGGAAATGAAAAACCTTTGGCTTATGTCGGCAATGTTGTGGACGATATCCAACGCCGTCCCGCTTCGCGTTTGTTATGGCAATTAGTCAATACCGGGGAACCCTTGTACGACGGTGAAGCCATTCGTACGAGTGAAAAGGGCGAGGTGCGCATTCAGTTCACCGATTCGGATCGCTATTTGGATTTAGAGCCGGAGTCGTTGATCGTGATAAAAAAATCTGCTGGCGAAATCTCTTTGGACTTGATGGAAGGTTCTCTTTTCGTCAACGCCCAAGAAGGTGCGGGAACAGAGAATGGTCCCGGCCTGGTTTTAAATTCTGAAAATGGAAAAGTCGATCTTTCCCAAGCCTCTGCGTCTTTAAGCAAAGGCTCTGGCGGAAAATTAAACATCGATGTCTTAGAAGGCCGCGCTTCCATGCAAGGAACCGATGGTCAAACGCAAGATTTGAAATCTCGCGATGATGTGAGAATCATTTCTCCGCTTCCGCAAAAACCCATTGCGATGAACGCGGAATCTTTGCAGCCGGTGATATTTCAATGGGAGGGTTTTCCCGCCCAAACAAAAGTTTCATTGTGGGCCGGCCCCAGCCGTAAAAAACTGCAAGAGTTTAAGGTCAGCGAGGGCGGTCCATCCTACCTAAAAGCCCCGCTGACTTTCGGACGTCATTACTGGAAGCTTGTCGGCACAACACCTGAAGGCCGCATCATCGAGACACGCGTGTACCGCACTGATGTCATGGCTCGCTACGCCCCGACGGTGGTCTTCCCGACCGCGGATGCCCATATCACGGTGGCACAAACTCCGGCTGCCGTTGAGTTCCGCTGGCAAAAAGGTGATGACACTAAACAGACGACCTTAGAAATCTGGGCAGATGCGAATTTACAAAAGAAAGTCTCGGCAAAATCTTTCGCCAACGAAGACTCTTTCACCGCGAGCAATTTAGCTGCAGGCACTTATTATTGGCGCATGAGCTCGACATACACGGATTCCGCGACGCCTCTTTTGGGTAAAATCCAAAAGTTCACCGTTTCAACAGAGCCAGAAGTAAAAACTCCGGTAGCATTAGTTCCCGTAAATGTGGATCTGCACACCCCGACGACTCAATACTATGTGGGCCAACCACAATTTGGCATGGACTGGAAGGTTGATAAATCCGACCAGGTCGCTTTATGGCGCGTGAAACTTCTTGAAGAACATGCCGCCCCAGAAACCGCGCAAAGTTTTGATGCGACCACCACGCAATTCACCACGACCTTGGCGAAACCCGGTCGCTATATTGCTTCGGTTGAAGCCTTAAATAAGACCGGCGAAGTTTTGGGCACAAAAACATCAGAACCTATTAACGTTTTACCTCGTCCATTATTAGAAGCTCCGACATTCATTCCTCGCGAGGGTGAATTGCGAGCCGAGATGAATGGTAAAACTCAGTTGCAATGGACGGCCTTAGAGGGCGCGCAAGAATACTGGCTGACGATCAAAAAAGATGGCAAAGAGCTTAAGAAATCTCGTTACCGAGGTCCGGCGACTTCATTGAAAAATCTTTTACCTGGTGAATACGAAGTCGAAGTTTCCGCGACGGACACCTATGGTCGTCCCGGTCAAACAAGTGCTCCGCGTAAGCTCACCGTTCCTGACAATTCGGGTCTTAAGGCGCCGACCTTAAAGAAAATCCAGGTGAATTGA
- the greB gene encoding transcription elongation factor GreB encodes MDSTKNYITPEGLAKLKAEYHALMHDERPKLVEVVAWAASNGDRSENADYQYGKRRLREIDRRVHFLTKRIEDAEVVDPKAMKAATVLFSATVTITNEDGEEFVYQIVGEDEFDPKMGRISWKSPVAKALLGKKVGDEVRLVKPAGEEFVTIEQIEYK; translated from the coding sequence ATGGATTCAACAAAGAACTACATCACGCCCGAAGGTCTAGCTAAACTTAAAGCCGAGTACCATGCTTTGATGCACGATGAGCGCCCTAAGCTGGTCGAGGTCGTGGCGTGGGCCGCGAGCAACGGGGATCGTTCCGAAAACGCGGATTATCAATATGGGAAAAGGCGTTTACGCGAAATCGACCGCCGCGTGCATTTTCTGACCAAACGAATTGAAGACGCGGAGGTCGTGGATCCCAAGGCGATGAAAGCGGCAACCGTGCTTTTTTCAGCTACCGTGACTATAACTAACGAGGACGGCGAAGAGTTTGTGTACCAAATCGTAGGGGAAGACGAGTTTGACCCGAAAATGGGTCGCATTTCATGGAAATCCCCGGTGGCAAAAGCCCTCTTAGGCAAGAAAGTCGGCGATGAAGTGAGGCTTGTGAAACCGGCCGGTGAAGAGTTCGTCACCATCGAGCAGATCGAGTACAAGTAA
- a CDS encoding DUF3465 domain-containing protein — protein sequence MKFYFAVLLCFLSLAMGLEASAKAKPKNPPPHIEREIEKRQSIAGHGEDADLVDAVNNRRPVNFVEGSGLLVVTILPDDTNGREHQKWVVQLSNGKLVQAVYNSDMCPRVPLKEGDVVDMGGQFIWTPKGGLIHWLHHDPRGNRPDGYVTLNGTVYCGK from the coding sequence GTGAAATTTTATTTTGCGGTTCTATTGTGTTTCCTAAGTTTGGCTATGGGTCTAGAGGCAAGTGCGAAAGCCAAGCCTAAAAATCCTCCTCCGCACATAGAGCGTGAAATTGAAAAACGCCAAAGCATTGCGGGTCATGGGGAGGATGCGGATTTAGTTGATGCCGTGAACAATCGTCGTCCCGTTAATTTTGTGGAAGGCTCAGGTTTGTTGGTCGTGACAATTCTTCCAGACGATACTAATGGCCGAGAGCACCAAAAATGGGTTGTCCAGCTTTCCAATGGAAAATTAGTTCAAGCCGTGTACAATTCAGACATGTGCCCACGCGTTCCTTTAAAAGAAGGTGACGTCGTGGACATGGGTGGACAGTTTATCTGGACACCAAAGGGTGGACTGATTCACTGGTTGCATCACGATCCTCGCGGGAATCGTCCTGATGGATACGTAACTTTAAACGGAACAGTATATTGCGGAAAATAG